A window of Phycobacter azelaicus contains these coding sequences:
- a CDS encoding 1-deoxy-D-xylulose-5-phosphate synthase N-terminal domain-containing protein, whose translation MSADLTHLKTVEQRLLWLSHWMIHNANHLRPKVDGIKIGGHQASSASMVSIMTALYFSALRPEDRVAVKPHASPIFHAMQYLMGNQTREKMENFRGFGGVQSYPSRTKDIDDVDFSTGSVGLGVAITSFASLIQDYVAAKDWGRGAPMGRMVALVGDAELDEGNIYEALQEGWKNDLRNTWWIIDYNRQSLDGIVREGLFERIEKIFDAFGWDVVRIKHGVLQRAAFEEPGGDRLRDWIDACPNQEYSALTFMGGAVWRKRLMDDLGDQGDVTALIERRSDAELAALMENLGGNCVETMAETFAAIDHDRPTCFLAYTIKGWGTPIAGHKDNHGGLMNKAQFADWQKHMGVEPGEEWEPMAAVQDRAALRDFLSQVPFFAKGTRRYQDDKLAVPSIAIDTSREISTQMAFGKILDDLSKGDSTLADRIVTTSPDVTGTTSLGPWVNRRKLFARTAQADAFIENRIPSTAKWEFTPKGQHIELGIAEMNLMLLLGAAGLSHSLFGKRLIPIGTVYDPFVARGLDALNYACYQDARFILVGTPSGVTLAPEGGAHQSVGSPLIGMSQDGLASFEPAFADELAVIMEWAFDYVQRDGEGDPDERTWLRDETGGSVYLRLTTNPIEQPGKRVDEDFRQGAIDGAYWLRKPGPNCEVVIAYQGAVAPEAIKAAGVIGEGRRDVGVLAVTSADRLNAGWTAAQRARSRGNAQAQSHIETLMAGLPPHCKLVTVIDGHPASLSWLGAVQGHRTIPLGVEHFGQTGTIQDLYGHHGIDAAAIVEKVNGLTAGKHLSQNRLSPLHNS comes from the coding sequence ATGTCCGCCGATCTGACTCACCTCAAGACCGTTGAGCAGCGCCTGTTGTGGCTGTCCCACTGGATGATCCACAATGCCAATCACCTGCGTCCCAAGGTGGACGGGATCAAGATCGGCGGGCATCAGGCGTCGTCTGCCTCAATGGTGTCCATCATGACCGCGCTCTATTTCTCGGCCCTGCGGCCCGAGGACCGGGTGGCTGTGAAACCCCATGCCTCTCCCATTTTTCATGCGATGCAATACCTGATGGGCAATCAGACCCGCGAGAAGATGGAAAACTTCCGCGGCTTTGGCGGCGTGCAATCCTACCCCAGCCGCACCAAGGATATTGACGATGTCGATTTCTCCACTGGCTCTGTCGGGTTGGGCGTGGCGATCACCTCCTTTGCTTCGCTCATCCAGGACTATGTCGCGGCCAAAGACTGGGGCAGGGGCGCTCCGATGGGGCGCATGGTGGCGCTGGTCGGCGATGCGGAACTGGATGAGGGCAATATCTACGAGGCCCTTCAGGAAGGCTGGAAAAACGATCTGCGCAATACCTGGTGGATCATCGACTACAACCGTCAGTCGCTGGACGGGATTGTCCGCGAGGGGCTGTTTGAGCGGATCGAAAAGATTTTTGATGCCTTCGGCTGGGACGTGGTGCGCATCAAGCACGGGGTTTTGCAACGGGCTGCCTTTGAAGAACCGGGTGGGGACCGCTTGCGAGACTGGATCGATGCCTGCCCCAACCAGGAGTATTCCGCGCTCACCTTCATGGGTGGGGCTGTCTGGCGCAAGCGGCTGATGGATGACCTTGGCGATCAGGGGGATGTGACGGCCTTGATCGAGCGGCGCAGCGATGCGGAACTGGCCGCCCTGATGGAAAACCTTGGCGGCAACTGCGTTGAAACCATGGCCGAAACCTTTGCCGCTATCGACCACGACCGCCCGACCTGTTTCCTGGCCTACACCATCAAGGGCTGGGGCACCCCCATTGCGGGGCACAAGGACAACCACGGCGGACTGATGAACAAGGCCCAGTTTGCGGATTGGCAGAAACACATGGGCGTAGAGCCAGGCGAAGAGTGGGAACCTATGGCAGCGGTGCAGGACCGGGCCGCGTTGCGCGATTTTCTGTCTCAGGTGCCCTTCTTTGCCAAGGGCACGCGCCGGTATCAGGACGACAAACTGGCCGTACCGTCGATTGCCATCGACACCTCGCGCGAAATCTCGACGCAGATGGCCTTTGGCAAGATCCTTGATGATCTGTCAAAGGGCGACAGTACGCTGGCGGACCGTATCGTGACCACCTCGCCGGATGTGACCGGCACCACCAGTCTTGGCCCATGGGTGAACCGGCGCAAGCTGTTTGCCCGGACCGCGCAGGCCGATGCCTTTATCGAGAACCGCATCCCCTCGACCGCGAAATGGGAGTTTACGCCAAAAGGCCAGCATATCGAACTTGGCATTGCCGAGATGAACCTGATGCTGCTTTTGGGGGCTGCGGGCCTGTCGCATTCCCTGTTCGGTAAGCGCCTGATCCCCATCGGCACGGTCTATGACCCCTTCGTGGCACGCGGCCTCGATGCACTGAATTATGCCTGTTATCAGGATGCGCGCTTCATCCTCGTTGGCACGCCATCCGGTGTGACCCTGGCGCCCGAAGGCGGCGCGCATCAATCCGTTGGCTCGCCCCTGATCGGGATGAGCCAGGATGGGCTGGCCTCGTTTGAGCCTGCCTTTGCCGATGAATTGGCGGTGATCATGGAGTGGGCGTTTGATTATGTTCAACGGGACGGGGAAGGCGACCCGGACGAGCGCACCTGGTTGCGCGATGAGACCGGTGGCTCCGTCTATCTGCGTTTGACCACGAACCCGATCGAGCAGCCTGGCAAACGTGTCGACGAGGATTTCCGACAGGGCGCGATCGATGGTGCCTACTGGCTGCGCAAACCGGGGCCCAATTGCGAAGTGGTGATCGCTTATCAGGGCGCAGTTGCGCCGGAGGCGATCAAAGCTGCCGGGGTGATCGGTGAAGGGCGGCGTGATGTGGGCGTGCTGGCGGTGACCTCGGCCGACCGGCTGAACGCAGGCTGGACTGCCGCGCAGCGGGCGCGGTCTCGTGGCAATGCACAGGCGCAATCTCACATCGAGACCCTGATGGCGGGCCTTCCGCCCCATTGCAAACTGGTCACCGTGATCGACGGCCACCCCGCCTCACTATCCTGGCTGGGAGCGGTGCAGGGACACAGAACGATCCCTCTCGGAGTCGAGCACTTCGGCCAGACCGGTACCATTCAGGACCTTTATGGCCATCACGGTATCGACGCGGCTGCAATCGTGGAAAAGGTTAATGGTCTGACGGCTGGCAAGCATCTGAGCCAAAACAGGCTCAGCCCCCTTCACAACAGCTGA
- a CDS encoding methionine gamma-lyase — MSAPKSFATRAIHHAYDPMQNEGALTPPLHLTSTFAFETAEAGGETFAGDRAGHIYSRISNPTCDLLEQRIATLEGAEAGLAMASGMGAVTAVLWTLLSPGDEVIVDKTLYGCTFAFMRHGLAKWGVTITHVDMTDVENLRAAISDKTRVVYFETPANPNMRLVDIAAASEIAHAAGAQVVVDNTYATPYLTRPIELGADIVVHSATKYLGGHGDVVAGLVAGTAEQITEIRLVGMKDMTGAVMAPFNAMLILRGLKTLALRMERHCASAETVAEYLQAHPAVQQVHFPGLECFDQFDLAARQMDEPGAMIAFEVKGGMAGGIAFMNRLKMIQRAVSLGDAETLIQHPASMTHSTYTAEERALHGISDGLIRLSVGLEDVDDILQDLEQALPTATKHAAE; from the coding sequence ATGTCCGCCCCCAAGAGTTTTGCTACACGCGCCATTCACCATGCCTATGATCCGATGCAGAACGAGGGCGCGCTGACGCCTCCGTTGCATCTGACGTCCACCTTCGCTTTCGAGACTGCCGAGGCCGGTGGTGAGACCTTTGCCGGTGACCGTGCCGGGCATATTTACTCCCGGATCTCGAACCCGACCTGCGATCTGCTTGAGCAGCGTATTGCAACCTTGGAAGGGGCAGAGGCCGGTTTGGCCATGGCCAGCGGCATGGGGGCGGTCACGGCCGTTCTTTGGACCCTCCTGTCGCCGGGGGACGAGGTCATTGTGGACAAGACCCTTTATGGCTGCACCTTTGCCTTCATGCGGCACGGGCTGGCAAAATGGGGCGTGACCATTACCCATGTGGATATGACCGACGTCGAGAACCTGCGCGCGGCAATCTCGGATAAGACCCGTGTGGTCTATTTCGAGACACCCGCCAATCCAAACATGCGCCTTGTCGACATCGCCGCCGCCTCCGAGATTGCTCATGCGGCAGGTGCACAAGTCGTGGTCGACAATACCTATGCCACACCATACCTAACGCGCCCGATCGAACTGGGCGCCGATATCGTCGTACACTCGGCAACCAAATATCTTGGAGGTCACGGTGATGTAGTGGCGGGCCTGGTTGCGGGCACGGCCGAGCAGATTACTGAAATCCGCCTTGTGGGCATGAAGGACATGACCGGAGCGGTAATGGCGCCCTTCAACGCCATGCTCATCCTGCGCGGTCTCAAGACCCTTGCCCTGCGTATGGAGCGGCACTGCGCCTCGGCGGAAACCGTGGCTGAATACCTCCAGGCGCATCCCGCTGTTCAGCAGGTGCACTTTCCGGGTCTTGAGTGCTTTGACCAGTTTGATCTGGCGGCCCGCCAGATGGATGAGCCCGGCGCGATGATTGCCTTTGAAGTCAAAGGCGGCATGGCTGGCGGCATTGCGTTCATGAACCGTCTCAAGATGATCCAGCGCGCGGTTTCTCTGGGCGATGCGGAAACACTGATCCAGCACCCGGCCTCGATGACACATTCGACCTACACGGCCGAAGAGCGCGCGCTACATGGCATCAGCGACGGGCTGATCCGTCTCTCCGTGGGGCTGGAAGACGTCGACGACATCCTGCAGGATCTGGAGCAGGCCCTGCCGACTGCAACGAAACACGCCGCCGAATAA
- a CDS encoding Lrp/AsnC family transcriptional regulator → MDDKDRQIIRALQRDGRMTNQDLAAAVNLSPSPCLRRVRNLERNAIIQGYSADVDASAYGLSIMVFVRIRLERHNEADVKNFESRVRMIDEVLECHVMTGAMDYQLRVLVPDLEAYEDFIRNRIHPIGGIASIDTSFVYGTVKRTAVFPQSR, encoded by the coding sequence ATGGACGACAAAGATCGCCAGATCATCCGTGCCCTGCAACGGGATGGCCGCATGACCAACCAGGATCTTGCCGCCGCAGTAAACCTGTCACCCTCCCCCTGTTTGCGCAGGGTCCGCAACCTCGAACGCAACGCCATCATCCAGGGCTACAGCGCCGATGTGGATGCCTCCGCCTATGGGCTGTCGATCATGGTTTTCGTGCGCATCCGTCTGGAGCGCCACAACGAGGCCGATGTGAAGAATTTCGAGAGCCGCGTACGCATGATCGACGAAGTGCTGGAATGTCACGTCATGACAGGGGCGATGGATTACCAATTGCGGGTTCTTGTGCCTGACCTGGAAGCCTATGAAGACTTCATTCGCAATCGCATCCACCCCATCGGCGGCATCGCATCCATCGACACCAGTTTTGTCTACGGAACGGTCAAAAGGACGGCCGTCTTCCCTCAGTCGCGGTAG
- a CDS encoding HWE histidine kinase domain-containing protein, with the protein MSQDLTDQEIQNALEQCAAEPVHIPGTVQPHACLVAIEPETTRARYVSENINTILPVTADALLGAPVSDHLDRSVWHALSNARALPGFTAKARGLGSYCVHGQMVAISAFQSGDVVVLEMEPEPDMDLGGADSLATLNFLVEELESCTSQSALFETATALFQQLSGYDRVMVYRFDAEWNGEVLAEHTRIGLKSYVGLRFPSFDIPAQARAIMGRVPLRFITDVGQVPVPILAADESAAPLDITLASSRGVSQVHMAYLRNMGSAATLTLSVMVGGQLWGIISFHQSRPRVPAPALRTLLQGVLRAFSTKLQLLIQQERIAMMEKVERIGDAILGDLDDAAGFSSFARTVQDIVGGCGLVVSQGGRRRQFGKVPAEPLLECLVERAQGADDLESFENLSEAFPRFSNALNGCAGAVLFAPVTDRAVLLFRAEHAREVSWAGNPEKTIDNIDGVSRLTPRGSFSTYLEEIHGCCRPWSELDLYFCRRIWSLANSVERRVLITSLNRQQKIMIDELNHRVRNILALIRSVSRQARASSYGSLASYSKSLESRIEALAASHDLASGHMVASVPIIDLITQEFDPFGSDRLSRCKISGTAGALRADVAPIFSLVIHELVTNAVKYGALSNEEGQVGITLNQTEHGLEIDWAEKGGPQVIAPRTLGFGSTLISEAIPHELDGRATLSFEAGGVEAHLFLPRTQLDPEFQRPDTSNAPQHAQAGHSEQLRALLAGRTCLLVEDNFVIARAMRDQLIELGVANVEIVAQVDDALALLDRLGRQDFAVLDINLGHRGTSIPVAQKLAEKNIPFLFVTGYGDRDSLPPDLRVYAQLTKPVTNAALTAALVEILQGKG; encoded by the coding sequence ATGTCCCAGGATCTGACGGACCAGGAAATCCAGAACGCTTTGGAACAATGCGCCGCTGAACCTGTGCATATCCCTGGGACCGTGCAGCCCCATGCATGCCTTGTTGCAATTGAACCTGAAACCACCAGAGCGCGGTATGTGAGTGAAAACATCAATACGATCCTGCCGGTCACGGCCGATGCCCTGCTGGGCGCCCCGGTATCGGACCATTTGGATCGATCAGTCTGGCACGCGCTGAGCAATGCCCGAGCGCTGCCTGGCTTTACAGCAAAAGCCCGGGGACTTGGGTCGTATTGTGTGCACGGGCAGATGGTCGCCATATCCGCCTTTCAAAGCGGCGACGTCGTTGTTCTGGAAATGGAACCTGAACCGGACATGGATCTGGGTGGGGCGGACAGTCTCGCGACGTTAAACTTTCTGGTAGAGGAATTGGAAAGCTGCACGTCGCAGAGCGCGCTTTTTGAGACGGCAACTGCACTGTTTCAACAGCTTAGCGGATATGACAGGGTCATGGTCTATCGCTTTGATGCTGAATGGAATGGCGAGGTGCTCGCCGAGCACACGCGCATTGGTCTAAAAAGCTATGTCGGTCTGCGCTTTCCCAGCTTTGATATCCCTGCGCAGGCGCGCGCGATCATGGGGCGCGTGCCGCTTCGGTTTATCACTGACGTTGGACAGGTGCCGGTGCCCATTCTGGCGGCAGACGAGAGCGCAGCGCCCCTGGATATCACGCTTGCCTCGTCACGCGGTGTGTCGCAGGTGCATATGGCATACCTGCGCAATATGGGATCTGCGGCCACGCTGACCTTGTCGGTCATGGTGGGCGGCCAGCTTTGGGGCATCATTTCTTTCCATCAAAGCAGGCCACGTGTCCCGGCACCAGCGCTGCGCACGTTGCTTCAAGGCGTTTTGCGCGCCTTCTCCACCAAGCTGCAGCTTTTGATCCAGCAGGAGCGTATCGCGATGATGGAAAAGGTCGAGCGTATCGGCGATGCCATCTTGGGCGATCTCGATGACGCCGCTGGCTTTTCATCTTTTGCCAGAACCGTACAGGATATTGTCGGAGGCTGCGGCCTGGTTGTCTCGCAAGGGGGGAGGCGTCGCCAATTTGGCAAAGTTCCGGCAGAGCCGTTGCTCGAATGCCTGGTGGAGCGCGCGCAGGGGGCCGATGATCTGGAGAGCTTTGAAAACCTGAGTGAAGCATTCCCTCGGTTTTCCAATGCCTTGAACGGATGCGCCGGTGCTGTGTTGTTTGCGCCGGTGACAGATCGTGCGGTTCTCCTGTTTCGTGCAGAACACGCGCGTGAGGTTTCCTGGGCGGGAAACCCGGAAAAGACCATAGACAACATCGATGGTGTCTCTCGCCTGACCCCGCGGGGCTCTTTCTCGACCTATCTGGAAGAGATCCATGGCTGCTGTCGCCCCTGGAGCGAGTTGGACCTGTATTTCTGCCGCAGGATCTGGTCGCTGGCCAATTCGGTGGAGCGCCGTGTGCTGATCACCTCGCTGAATCGTCAACAGAAAATCATGATCGATGAGTTGAACCACAGGGTGCGCAACATCCTTGCCCTGATCCGATCCGTATCGCGCCAGGCCCGTGCGAGCAGCTATGGATCCTTGGCATCCTACTCCAAATCGCTCGAGTCGCGCATTGAGGCGCTGGCGGCCAGTCACGATCTGGCTTCGGGGCATATGGTTGCGTCGGTCCCGATCATCGATCTGATCACACAGGAATTCGATCCCTTTGGCTCAGATCGCCTGAGCCGCTGCAAGATAAGCGGAACTGCAGGAGCGCTGCGCGCAGATGTTGCGCCCATCTTTTCGCTGGTGATCCATGAGTTGGTCACGAATGCGGTAAAATATGGAGCCCTGTCAAATGAGGAGGGACAAGTTGGCATCACCTTGAACCAAACAGAGCACGGGCTGGAGATCGACTGGGCCGAAAAAGGCGGGCCGCAGGTCATCGCGCCAAGGACGCTCGGCTTTGGATCTACCTTGATCTCAGAGGCGATTCCGCATGAGCTGGATGGCCGTGCTACATTGTCCTTTGAAGCCGGTGGCGTTGAGGCCCACCTGTTCCTGCCTCGGACACAGTTGGATCCGGAGTTTCAAAGACCGGACACGTCCAATGCACCACAGCATGCGCAGGCTGGCCATAGCGAGCAATTGCGCGCGCTGCTGGCCGGAAGGACCTGTCTTCTGGTCGAAGACAATTTTGTCATTGCCCGCGCGATGCGGGATCAGTTGATCGAACTCGGCGTTGCCAATGTGGAAATCGTGGCGCAGGTCGATGATGCGCTTGCCTTGCTTGACCGGCTTGGTCGGCAGGATTTTGCCGTGCTCGATATCAATTTGGGGCACCGTGGAACGAGCATCCCGGTGGCTCAGAAGCTTGCGGAAAAGAACATCCCGTTCCTGTTCGTCACCGGGTATGGTGACCGGGACAGTCTGCCGCCTGATCTTCGGGTCTATGCACAGTTGACCAAACCGGTGACCAACGCCGCGTTGACGGCGGCGCTTGTGGAAATCCTGCAAGGCAAGGGCTAG
- a CDS encoding response regulator: MDDEVAFASFVAARLRRTGYLVDVAPDASRAKVLLSEGDYDVVIADIIVKANGRPLPDGGISLIGWMRSPGQKQPALRKVPIVAISGSTRHSGMENILTTAAGLGATATLAKPFEMDALLDLLEKIIERKDPAVTSG; the protein is encoded by the coding sequence ATGGACGATGAGGTCGCCTTTGCCTCCTTCGTCGCAGCGCGCCTGCGTCGAACCGGGTATCTGGTGGATGTTGCGCCGGATGCTTCACGGGCAAAGGTTCTATTGTCCGAAGGTGACTATGACGTGGTGATCGCGGATATCATCGTAAAAGCCAATGGTCGTCCATTGCCCGACGGCGGCATTTCCCTGATCGGCTGGATGCGTTCTCCGGGACAGAAACAGCCCGCGCTGCGCAAGGTACCCATTGTCGCGATCAGCGGATCTACACGGCATTCAGGCATGGAGAACATCCTGACCACTGCTGCGGGGTTGGGAGCGACGGCCACCCTGGCAAAACCGTTTGAGATGGATGCATTGCTGGATTTGCTGGAAAAGATAATCGAACGCAAAGATCCCGCCGTCACATCCGGTTAA